A single genomic interval of Malania oleifera isolate guangnan ecotype guangnan chromosome 11, ASM2987363v1, whole genome shotgun sequence harbors:
- the LOC131167698 gene encoding non-structural maintenance of chromosomes element 4 homolog A-like, with amino-acid sequence MVRVVKREPGGGSINNTSTRINAAENGEAGTSDSGHQASSDRRVLRSRYIAVKTLISDKRDDISRIDSDNFSSIISEVESLHHLVQKPREQVADAEALLDITNTLVTSVKAHGDEGVTPSDFVTGLVRDFGQQGAASSSVEDTRNTIVWKDIGLAVSHVFGTAHGCCTMLGPMNTELKQRKAAVHRKRARPTESARPEEVDDIATEERTDTDKNMYAMFDILRKSKRVKLENLVLNRNSFSQTVENLFALSFLVKDGRAEIAVNGEGCHLVSPRNAPAASAVASGEVSYSHFVFRFDFRDWKLMKDSVRTGEELMPHRNQAEMPSGSRADTESGECHAGGATTPIRKLTRNRGLVLQEQAVVEDSPESDDTKARDAAIRKGKRKLV; translated from the exons ATGGTCAGAGTCGTAAAGCGCGAACCTGGGGGTGGCAGCATTAATAATACTAGTACTAGAATAAACGCAGCAGAGAATGGTGAAGCTGGAACTAGCGATTCGGGACATCAAGCCTCGAGCGATCGCAGAGTCCTGCGTTCGCGATACATCGCTGTTAAAACCCTAATTTCCG ACAAAAGAGATGATATTTCGAGGATTGATTCTGATAACTTTAGCTCAATTATCAGCGAGGTGGAAAGCTTGCATCACCTAG TGCAGAAACCAAGAGAACAAGTTGCAGATGCAGAAGCGCTTTTGGACATTACGAACACCCTGGTAACCTCTGTTAAGGCACATGGTGATGAAGGTGTTACCCCCTCAGATTTTGTAACAGGTCTGGTTAGAGACTTCGGGCAGCAGGGTGCTGCAAGTAGTAGTGTGGAGGACACCAGGAACACAATAGTTTGGAAGGATATTGGACTTGCTGTCTCACATGTTTTTGGGACTGCTCATGGGTGCTGCACAAT GCTTGGGCCTATGAATACTGAATTGAAACAGCGGAAGGCTGCTGTTCATAGAAAACGTGCAAGGCCAACAGAAAGTGCTCGGCCTGAAGAG GTTGATGATATCGCTACAGAGGAAAGGACGGATACTGATAAGAATATGTATGCTATGTTTGATATATTGAGGAAGAGTAAAAGAGTTAAACTTGAAAATTTAGTGTTGAACAGAAACTCGTTTTCGCAAACAGTAGAGAATTTATTTGCTTTATCGTTTCTGGTTAAAGATGGGCGCGCCGAAATAGCAGTCAATGGGGAAGGGTGTCATCTAGTGT CACCAAGGAATGCTCCTGCTGCCAGTGCAGTTGCCTCAGGGGAGGTTTCTTACAGTCACTTTGTCTTCAGATTTGACTTCAGGGATTGGAAG TTGATGAAGGATTCTGTCAGAACAGGAGAGGAACTGATGCCACATAGGAATCAAGCTGAGATGCCGAGTGGTTCTCGAGCGGATACAGAATCTGGAGAATGTCATGCAGGAGGAGCTACAACACCAATTAGGAAGCTGACGAGGAATCGTGGACTTGTTTTACAGGAACAGGCAGTCGTCGAAGACTCACCTGAAAGTGATGATACTAAGGCAAGAGATGCTGCCATACGAAAGGGAAAGCGTAAGCTGGTGTGA